From a single Columba livia isolate bColLiv1 breed racing homer chromosome 15, bColLiv1.pat.W.v2, whole genome shotgun sequence genomic region:
- the IL21R gene encoding interleukin-21 receptor isoform X4: protein MRFFHLFVFPGHPVRTNMRNKLWLQSISFFLLLQYTTQRENLTCFVDYVQTLSCILRNDLGASSYNLTATWVPEEDPEDTVAACSLLQLSRNTSHTQYMCTVDMTELLADFKVQVDVTETANRQHMISKGFYMAENIKPQPPFNLTAVFSDGYNISWETIYQNSPFYFLNEELEYELRYKRRTDTWETQKTKAVHEDKRMLVILLWELQPNTEYEFQVRARPREDTGYRGFWSEWSPPLMLKTSPRAETQTAGMGWLLLFGVVVAIVASITTFLAKQKSLWKKMVCIPDPAAFFKPLYQVHNGDFKKWVGASHMKMTLDFFDWGIVLPEVLEVYTAHPSTSTSQEELRELRKDPPCKPCVSCLTAPGQDSQSLLSSVNGSAGTPDQSYGHLSIDTVTVAGEFTPCDCQCNCDRVYKGHERTSEEDSAGETGYPKVNIDDEDTKILGDLHLADLSTQDKILASGSVSTDHPRSTSVPAHQQVGRALEGGIGSILEALCLQPDQWDLENPGSLPSPDGESVSYSEGSYDFFPHIAMPGDSYPMICVDLDTIDSGFVDSDCGSPVDCEFEQNSQSNCGSVPLEQEGGEFPRSYVKQWVSCRSDSPADGTQTN from the exons ATGaggttttttcatttgtttgttttcccaggaCATCCAGTCAGAACCAACATGAGGAACAAACTGTGGCTCCAGagtatttccttcttccttttattaCAGTACA CTACGCAGCGTGAAAACCTCACCTGCTTTGTGGACTATGTACAGACCCTGTCCTGTATCCTGAGAAATGACTTGGGTGCCAGTTCGTACAACCTCACTGCAACATG GGTTCCTGAAGAAGATCCAGAAGATACTGTGGCTGCTTGCAGTCTTCTGCAGTTGTCCAGGAACACCAGCCACACACAATACATGTGCACTGTGGACATGACTGAACTCCTGGCAGATTTCAAAGTCCAGGTGGATGTTACAGAGACGGCTAATAGGCAGCACATGATTTCCAAAGGCTTTTATATGGCAGAGAACA TCAAACCACAGCCTCCATTCAATCTGACCGCTGTCTTCTCAGACGGGTACAATATTTCTTGGGAAACCATCTACCAGAACTCGCCTTTCTACTTTTTGAATGAGGAGCTGGAGTATGAGCTGCGATATAAGAGAAGGACCGACACCTGGGAG ACTCAAAAGACAAAAGCTGTCCATGAAGATAAACGGATGCTGGTGATCCTGCTATGGGAACTCCAGCCGAACACTGAGTATGAGTTCCAAGTGAGGGCCAGACCCCGAGAAGACACAGGCTACCGTGGATTTTGGAGTGAATGGAGTCCTCCACTAATGCTGAAAACCAGCCCTCGTG CAGAGACACAGACAGCAGGCATGGgatggctgctgctgtttggtGTTGTCGTGGCAATCGTTGCTTCAATCACAACCTTTCTGGCCAAACAGAAGAG cTTGTGGAAGAAGATGGTTTGCATCCCAGACCCTGCTGCCTTTTTCAAACCTCTTTACCAGGTGCATAATGGAGATTTCAAG AAGTGGGTTGGTGCATCCCATATGAAAATGACCCTTGATTTCTTTGACTGGGGAATAGTCCTTCCAGAAGTCCTAGAAGTTTACACCGCACATCCTTCTACCAGCACCTCACAGGAGGAGCTCCGTGAGCTGAGGAAAGATCCGCCCTGCAAGCCCTGTGTGTCCTGCCTGACTGCCCCAGGCCAGGACAGCCAGTCCCTGCTGTCCAGTGTGAACGGCAGCGCTGGGACGCCAGACCAGTCGTACGGGCATTTGTCCATTGATACTGTGACTGTGGCTGGTGAGTTTACACCTTGTGACTGTCAGTGCAACTGTGACCGTGTGTACAAGGGACATGAGCGTACCAGCGAGGAGGATAGTGCTGGAGAAACTGGTTACCCCAAGGTTAACATTGATGATGAAGACACAAAGATACTTGGTGACTTGCATCTGGCAGACCTGAGCACACAGGACAAAATACTTGCTTCAGGTTCTGTGTCCACTGACCACCCGAGGAGTACAAGTGTCCCAGCCCACCAGCAAGTAGGAAGGGCTTTGGAAGGAGGGATAGGCAGCATCCTAGAAGCACTTTGCTTGCAGCCTGATCAGTGGGATTTGGAAAACCCAGGTTCTCTACCTTCTCCTGATGGTGAAAGTGTTTCCTACAGTGAAGGCTCCTATGACTTCTTCCCTCACATTGCAATGCCTGGTGACAGTTACCCAATGATCTGCGTAGACTTGGACACTATTGACAGTGGCTTTGTGGACTCAGACTGTGGGAGTCCCGTAGACTGTGAATTTGAGCAAAACAGTCAGAGCAACTGTGGGTCTGTCCCTCTGGAGCAGGAGGGGGGTGAATTTCCACGGAGCTACGTGAAGCAGTGGGTCTCCTGTCGCTCTGACAGCCCTGCCGATGGGACACAGACCAACTAA
- the IL21R gene encoding interleukin-21 receptor isoform X6, translated as MHMAQGCRGTTATQRENLTCFVDYVQTLSCILRNDLGASSYNLTATWVPEEDPEDTVAACSLLQLSRNTSHTQYMCTVDMTELLADFKVQVDVTETANRQHMISKGFYMAENIKPQPPFNLTAVFSDGYNISWETIYQNSPFYFLNEELEYELRYKRRTDTWETQKTKAVHEDKRMLVILLWELQPNTEYEFQVRARPREDTGYRGFWSEWSPPLMLKTSPRAETQTAGMGWLLLFGVVVAIVASITTFLAKQKSLWKKMVCIPDPAAFFKPLYQVHNGDFKKWVGASHMKMTLDFFDWGIVLPEVLEVYTAHPSTSTSQEELRELRKDPPCKPCVSCLTAPGQDSQSLLSSVNGSAGTPDQSYGHLSIDTVTVAGEFTPCDCQCNCDRVYKGHERTSEEDSAGETGYPKVNIDDEDTKILGDLHLADLSTQDKILASGSVSTDHPRSTSVPAHQQVGRALEGGIGSILEALCLQPDQWDLENPGSLPSPDGESVSYSEGSYDFFPHIAMPGDSYPMICVDLDTIDSGFVDSDCGSPVDCEFEQNSQSNCGSVPLEQEGGEFPRSYVKQWVSCRSDSPADGTQTN; from the exons ATGCACATGGCACAGGGTTGTCGTGGAACAACAG CTACGCAGCGTGAAAACCTCACCTGCTTTGTGGACTATGTACAGACCCTGTCCTGTATCCTGAGAAATGACTTGGGTGCCAGTTCGTACAACCTCACTGCAACATG GGTTCCTGAAGAAGATCCAGAAGATACTGTGGCTGCTTGCAGTCTTCTGCAGTTGTCCAGGAACACCAGCCACACACAATACATGTGCACTGTGGACATGACTGAACTCCTGGCAGATTTCAAAGTCCAGGTGGATGTTACAGAGACGGCTAATAGGCAGCACATGATTTCCAAAGGCTTTTATATGGCAGAGAACA TCAAACCACAGCCTCCATTCAATCTGACCGCTGTCTTCTCAGACGGGTACAATATTTCTTGGGAAACCATCTACCAGAACTCGCCTTTCTACTTTTTGAATGAGGAGCTGGAGTATGAGCTGCGATATAAGAGAAGGACCGACACCTGGGAG ACTCAAAAGACAAAAGCTGTCCATGAAGATAAACGGATGCTGGTGATCCTGCTATGGGAACTCCAGCCGAACACTGAGTATGAGTTCCAAGTGAGGGCCAGACCCCGAGAAGACACAGGCTACCGTGGATTTTGGAGTGAATGGAGTCCTCCACTAATGCTGAAAACCAGCCCTCGTG CAGAGACACAGACAGCAGGCATGGgatggctgctgctgtttggtGTTGTCGTGGCAATCGTTGCTTCAATCACAACCTTTCTGGCCAAACAGAAGAG cTTGTGGAAGAAGATGGTTTGCATCCCAGACCCTGCTGCCTTTTTCAAACCTCTTTACCAGGTGCATAATGGAGATTTCAAG AAGTGGGTTGGTGCATCCCATATGAAAATGACCCTTGATTTCTTTGACTGGGGAATAGTCCTTCCAGAAGTCCTAGAAGTTTACACCGCACATCCTTCTACCAGCACCTCACAGGAGGAGCTCCGTGAGCTGAGGAAAGATCCGCCCTGCAAGCCCTGTGTGTCCTGCCTGACTGCCCCAGGCCAGGACAGCCAGTCCCTGCTGTCCAGTGTGAACGGCAGCGCTGGGACGCCAGACCAGTCGTACGGGCATTTGTCCATTGATACTGTGACTGTGGCTGGTGAGTTTACACCTTGTGACTGTCAGTGCAACTGTGACCGTGTGTACAAGGGACATGAGCGTACCAGCGAGGAGGATAGTGCTGGAGAAACTGGTTACCCCAAGGTTAACATTGATGATGAAGACACAAAGATACTTGGTGACTTGCATCTGGCAGACCTGAGCACACAGGACAAAATACTTGCTTCAGGTTCTGTGTCCACTGACCACCCGAGGAGTACAAGTGTCCCAGCCCACCAGCAAGTAGGAAGGGCTTTGGAAGGAGGGATAGGCAGCATCCTAGAAGCACTTTGCTTGCAGCCTGATCAGTGGGATTTGGAAAACCCAGGTTCTCTACCTTCTCCTGATGGTGAAAGTGTTTCCTACAGTGAAGGCTCCTATGACTTCTTCCCTCACATTGCAATGCCTGGTGACAGTTACCCAATGATCTGCGTAGACTTGGACACTATTGACAGTGGCTTTGTGGACTCAGACTGTGGGAGTCCCGTAGACTGTGAATTTGAGCAAAACAGTCAGAGCAACTGTGGGTCTGTCCCTCTGGAGCAGGAGGGGGGTGAATTTCCACGGAGCTACGTGAAGCAGTGGGTCTCCTGTCGCTCTGACAGCCCTGCCGATGGGACACAGACCAACTAA
- the IL21R gene encoding interleukin-21 receptor isoform X5, producing MRNKLWLQSISFFLLLQYTTQRENLTCFVDYVQTLSCILRNDLGASSYNLTATWVPEEDPEDTVAACSLLQLSRNTSHTQYMCTVDMTELLADFKVQVDVTETANRQHMISKGFYMAENIKPQPPFNLTAVFSDGYNISWETIYQNSPFYFLNEELEYELRYKRRTDTWETQKTKAVHEDKRMLVILLWELQPNTEYEFQVRARPREDTGYRGFWSEWSPPLMLKTSPRAETQTAGMGWLLLFGVVVAIVASITTFLAKQKSLWKKMVCIPDPAAFFKPLYQVHNGDFKKWVGASHMKMTLDFFDWGIVLPEVLEVYTAHPSTSTSQEELRELRKDPPCKPCVSCLTAPGQDSQSLLSSVNGSAGTPDQSYGHLSIDTVTVAGEFTPCDCQCNCDRVYKGHERTSEEDSAGETGYPKVNIDDEDTKILGDLHLADLSTQDKILASGSVSTDHPRSTSVPAHQQVGRALEGGIGSILEALCLQPDQWDLENPGSLPSPDGESVSYSEGSYDFFPHIAMPGDSYPMICVDLDTIDSGFVDSDCGSPVDCEFEQNSQSNCGSVPLEQEGGEFPRSYVKQWVSCRSDSPADGTQTN from the exons ATGAGGAACAAACTGTGGCTCCAGagtatttccttcttccttttattaCAGTACA CTACGCAGCGTGAAAACCTCACCTGCTTTGTGGACTATGTACAGACCCTGTCCTGTATCCTGAGAAATGACTTGGGTGCCAGTTCGTACAACCTCACTGCAACATG GGTTCCTGAAGAAGATCCAGAAGATACTGTGGCTGCTTGCAGTCTTCTGCAGTTGTCCAGGAACACCAGCCACACACAATACATGTGCACTGTGGACATGACTGAACTCCTGGCAGATTTCAAAGTCCAGGTGGATGTTACAGAGACGGCTAATAGGCAGCACATGATTTCCAAAGGCTTTTATATGGCAGAGAACA TCAAACCACAGCCTCCATTCAATCTGACCGCTGTCTTCTCAGACGGGTACAATATTTCTTGGGAAACCATCTACCAGAACTCGCCTTTCTACTTTTTGAATGAGGAGCTGGAGTATGAGCTGCGATATAAGAGAAGGACCGACACCTGGGAG ACTCAAAAGACAAAAGCTGTCCATGAAGATAAACGGATGCTGGTGATCCTGCTATGGGAACTCCAGCCGAACACTGAGTATGAGTTCCAAGTGAGGGCCAGACCCCGAGAAGACACAGGCTACCGTGGATTTTGGAGTGAATGGAGTCCTCCACTAATGCTGAAAACCAGCCCTCGTG CAGAGACACAGACAGCAGGCATGGgatggctgctgctgtttggtGTTGTCGTGGCAATCGTTGCTTCAATCACAACCTTTCTGGCCAAACAGAAGAG cTTGTGGAAGAAGATGGTTTGCATCCCAGACCCTGCTGCCTTTTTCAAACCTCTTTACCAGGTGCATAATGGAGATTTCAAG AAGTGGGTTGGTGCATCCCATATGAAAATGACCCTTGATTTCTTTGACTGGGGAATAGTCCTTCCAGAAGTCCTAGAAGTTTACACCGCACATCCTTCTACCAGCACCTCACAGGAGGAGCTCCGTGAGCTGAGGAAAGATCCGCCCTGCAAGCCCTGTGTGTCCTGCCTGACTGCCCCAGGCCAGGACAGCCAGTCCCTGCTGTCCAGTGTGAACGGCAGCGCTGGGACGCCAGACCAGTCGTACGGGCATTTGTCCATTGATACTGTGACTGTGGCTGGTGAGTTTACACCTTGTGACTGTCAGTGCAACTGTGACCGTGTGTACAAGGGACATGAGCGTACCAGCGAGGAGGATAGTGCTGGAGAAACTGGTTACCCCAAGGTTAACATTGATGATGAAGACACAAAGATACTTGGTGACTTGCATCTGGCAGACCTGAGCACACAGGACAAAATACTTGCTTCAGGTTCTGTGTCCACTGACCACCCGAGGAGTACAAGTGTCCCAGCCCACCAGCAAGTAGGAAGGGCTTTGGAAGGAGGGATAGGCAGCATCCTAGAAGCACTTTGCTTGCAGCCTGATCAGTGGGATTTGGAAAACCCAGGTTCTCTACCTTCTCCTGATGGTGAAAGTGTTTCCTACAGTGAAGGCTCCTATGACTTCTTCCCTCACATTGCAATGCCTGGTGACAGTTACCCAATGATCTGCGTAGACTTGGACACTATTGACAGTGGCTTTGTGGACTCAGACTGTGGGAGTCCCGTAGACTGTGAATTTGAGCAAAACAGTCAGAGCAACTGTGGGTCTGTCCCTCTGGAGCAGGAGGGGGGTGAATTTCCACGGAGCTACGTGAAGCAGTGGGTCTCCTGTCGCTCTGACAGCCCTGCCGATGGGACACAGACCAACTAA
- the IL21R gene encoding interleukin-21 receptor isoform X2, with amino-acid sequence MGLSTCRKGAESAASTAASGHPVRTNMRNKLWLQSISFFLLLQYTTQRENLTCFVDYVQTLSCILRNDLGASSYNLTATWVPEEDPEDTVAACSLLQLSRNTSHTQYMCTVDMTELLADFKVQVDVTETANRQHMISKGFYMAENIKPQPPFNLTAVFSDGYNISWETIYQNSPFYFLNEELEYELRYKRRTDTWETQKTKAVHEDKRMLVILLWELQPNTEYEFQVRARPREDTGYRGFWSEWSPPLMLKTSPRETQTAGMGWLLLFGVVVAIVASITTFLAKQKSLWKKMVCIPDPAAFFKPLYQVHNGDFKKWVGASHMKMTLDFFDWGIVLPEVLEVYTAHPSTSTSQEELRELRKDPPCKPCVSCLTAPGQDSQSLLSSVNGSAGTPDQSYGHLSIDTVTVAGEFTPCDCQCNCDRVYKGHERTSEEDSAGETGYPKVNIDDEDTKILGDLHLADLSTQDKILASGSVSTDHPRSTSVPAHQQVGRALEGGIGSILEALCLQPDQWDLENPGSLPSPDGESVSYSEGSYDFFPHIAMPGDSYPMICVDLDTIDSGFVDSDCGSPVDCEFEQNSQSNCGSVPLEQEGGEFPRSYVKQWVSCRSDSPADGTQTN; translated from the exons ATGGGTCTGTCAacctgcaggaaaggagcagagagtgctgccagcactgccGCCTCAG gaCATCCAGTCAGAACCAACATGAGGAACAAACTGTGGCTCCAGagtatttccttcttccttttattaCAGTACA CTACGCAGCGTGAAAACCTCACCTGCTTTGTGGACTATGTACAGACCCTGTCCTGTATCCTGAGAAATGACTTGGGTGCCAGTTCGTACAACCTCACTGCAACATG GGTTCCTGAAGAAGATCCAGAAGATACTGTGGCTGCTTGCAGTCTTCTGCAGTTGTCCAGGAACACCAGCCACACACAATACATGTGCACTGTGGACATGACTGAACTCCTGGCAGATTTCAAAGTCCAGGTGGATGTTACAGAGACGGCTAATAGGCAGCACATGATTTCCAAAGGCTTTTATATGGCAGAGAACA TCAAACCACAGCCTCCATTCAATCTGACCGCTGTCTTCTCAGACGGGTACAATATTTCTTGGGAAACCATCTACCAGAACTCGCCTTTCTACTTTTTGAATGAGGAGCTGGAGTATGAGCTGCGATATAAGAGAAGGACCGACACCTGGGAG ACTCAAAAGACAAAAGCTGTCCATGAAGATAAACGGATGCTGGTGATCCTGCTATGGGAACTCCAGCCGAACACTGAGTATGAGTTCCAAGTGAGGGCCAGACCCCGAGAAGACACAGGCTACCGTGGATTTTGGAGTGAATGGAGTCCTCCACTAATGCTGAAAACCAGCCCTCGTG AGACACAGACAGCAGGCATGGgatggctgctgctgtttggtGTTGTCGTGGCAATCGTTGCTTCAATCACAACCTTTCTGGCCAAACAGAAGAG cTTGTGGAAGAAGATGGTTTGCATCCCAGACCCTGCTGCCTTTTTCAAACCTCTTTACCAGGTGCATAATGGAGATTTCAAG AAGTGGGTTGGTGCATCCCATATGAAAATGACCCTTGATTTCTTTGACTGGGGAATAGTCCTTCCAGAAGTCCTAGAAGTTTACACCGCACATCCTTCTACCAGCACCTCACAGGAGGAGCTCCGTGAGCTGAGGAAAGATCCGCCCTGCAAGCCCTGTGTGTCCTGCCTGACTGCCCCAGGCCAGGACAGCCAGTCCCTGCTGTCCAGTGTGAACGGCAGCGCTGGGACGCCAGACCAGTCGTACGGGCATTTGTCCATTGATACTGTGACTGTGGCTGGTGAGTTTACACCTTGTGACTGTCAGTGCAACTGTGACCGTGTGTACAAGGGACATGAGCGTACCAGCGAGGAGGATAGTGCTGGAGAAACTGGTTACCCCAAGGTTAACATTGATGATGAAGACACAAAGATACTTGGTGACTTGCATCTGGCAGACCTGAGCACACAGGACAAAATACTTGCTTCAGGTTCTGTGTCCACTGACCACCCGAGGAGTACAAGTGTCCCAGCCCACCAGCAAGTAGGAAGGGCTTTGGAAGGAGGGATAGGCAGCATCCTAGAAGCACTTTGCTTGCAGCCTGATCAGTGGGATTTGGAAAACCCAGGTTCTCTACCTTCTCCTGATGGTGAAAGTGTTTCCTACAGTGAAGGCTCCTATGACTTCTTCCCTCACATTGCAATGCCTGGTGACAGTTACCCAATGATCTGCGTAGACTTGGACACTATTGACAGTGGCTTTGTGGACTCAGACTGTGGGAGTCCCGTAGACTGTGAATTTGAGCAAAACAGTCAGAGCAACTGTGGGTCTGTCCCTCTGGAGCAGGAGGGGGGTGAATTTCCACGGAGCTACGTGAAGCAGTGGGTCTCCTGTCGCTCTGACAGCCCTGCCGATGGGACACAGACCAACTAA
- the IL21R gene encoding interleukin-21 receptor isoform X7, with translation MCTVDMTELLADFKVQVDVTETANRQHMISKGFYMAENIKPQPPFNLTAVFSDGYNISWETIYQNSPFYFLNEELEYELRYKRRTDTWETQKTKAVHEDKRMLVILLWELQPNTEYEFQVRARPREDTGYRGFWSEWSPPLMLKTSPRAETQTAGMGWLLLFGVVVAIVASITTFLAKQKSLWKKMVCIPDPAAFFKPLYQVHNGDFKKWVGASHMKMTLDFFDWGIVLPEVLEVYTAHPSTSTSQEELRELRKDPPCKPCVSCLTAPGQDSQSLLSSVNGSAGTPDQSYGHLSIDTVTVAGEFTPCDCQCNCDRVYKGHERTSEEDSAGETGYPKVNIDDEDTKILGDLHLADLSTQDKILASGSVSTDHPRSTSVPAHQQVGRALEGGIGSILEALCLQPDQWDLENPGSLPSPDGESVSYSEGSYDFFPHIAMPGDSYPMICVDLDTIDSGFVDSDCGSPVDCEFEQNSQSNCGSVPLEQEGGEFPRSYVKQWVSCRSDSPADGTQTN, from the exons ATGTGCACTGTGGACATGACTGAACTCCTGGCAGATTTCAAAGTCCAGGTGGATGTTACAGAGACGGCTAATAGGCAGCACATGATTTCCAAAGGCTTTTATATGGCAGAGAACA TCAAACCACAGCCTCCATTCAATCTGACCGCTGTCTTCTCAGACGGGTACAATATTTCTTGGGAAACCATCTACCAGAACTCGCCTTTCTACTTTTTGAATGAGGAGCTGGAGTATGAGCTGCGATATAAGAGAAGGACCGACACCTGGGAG ACTCAAAAGACAAAAGCTGTCCATGAAGATAAACGGATGCTGGTGATCCTGCTATGGGAACTCCAGCCGAACACTGAGTATGAGTTCCAAGTGAGGGCCAGACCCCGAGAAGACACAGGCTACCGTGGATTTTGGAGTGAATGGAGTCCTCCACTAATGCTGAAAACCAGCCCTCGTG CAGAGACACAGACAGCAGGCATGGgatggctgctgctgtttggtGTTGTCGTGGCAATCGTTGCTTCAATCACAACCTTTCTGGCCAAACAGAAGAG cTTGTGGAAGAAGATGGTTTGCATCCCAGACCCTGCTGCCTTTTTCAAACCTCTTTACCAGGTGCATAATGGAGATTTCAAG AAGTGGGTTGGTGCATCCCATATGAAAATGACCCTTGATTTCTTTGACTGGGGAATAGTCCTTCCAGAAGTCCTAGAAGTTTACACCGCACATCCTTCTACCAGCACCTCACAGGAGGAGCTCCGTGAGCTGAGGAAAGATCCGCCCTGCAAGCCCTGTGTGTCCTGCCTGACTGCCCCAGGCCAGGACAGCCAGTCCCTGCTGTCCAGTGTGAACGGCAGCGCTGGGACGCCAGACCAGTCGTACGGGCATTTGTCCATTGATACTGTGACTGTGGCTGGTGAGTTTACACCTTGTGACTGTCAGTGCAACTGTGACCGTGTGTACAAGGGACATGAGCGTACCAGCGAGGAGGATAGTGCTGGAGAAACTGGTTACCCCAAGGTTAACATTGATGATGAAGACACAAAGATACTTGGTGACTTGCATCTGGCAGACCTGAGCACACAGGACAAAATACTTGCTTCAGGTTCTGTGTCCACTGACCACCCGAGGAGTACAAGTGTCCCAGCCCACCAGCAAGTAGGAAGGGCTTTGGAAGGAGGGATAGGCAGCATCCTAGAAGCACTTTGCTTGCAGCCTGATCAGTGGGATTTGGAAAACCCAGGTTCTCTACCTTCTCCTGATGGTGAAAGTGTTTCCTACAGTGAAGGCTCCTATGACTTCTTCCCTCACATTGCAATGCCTGGTGACAGTTACCCAATGATCTGCGTAGACTTGGACACTATTGACAGTGGCTTTGTGGACTCAGACTGTGGGAGTCCCGTAGACTGTGAATTTGAGCAAAACAGTCAGAGCAACTGTGGGTCTGTCCCTCTGGAGCAGGAGGGGGGTGAATTTCCACGGAGCTACGTGAAGCAGTGGGTCTCCTGTCGCTCTGACAGCCCTGCCGATGGGACACAGACCAACTAA
- the IL21R gene encoding interleukin-21 receptor isoform X3: MGLSTCRKGAESAASTAASGHPVRTNMRNKLWLQSISFFLLLQYTTQRENLTCFVDYVQTLSCILRNDLGASSYNLTATWVPEEDPEDTVAACSLLQLSRNTSHTQYMCTVDMTELLADFKVQVDVTETANRQHMISKGFYMAENIKPQPPFNLTAVFSDGYNISWETIYQNSPFYFLNEELEYELRYKRRTDTWETQKTKAVHEDKRMLVILLWELQPNTEYEFQVRARPREDTGYRGFWSEWSPPLMLKTSPRAETQTAGMGWLLLFGVVVAIVASITTFLAKQKSLWKKMVCIPDPAAFFKPLYQKWVGASHMKMTLDFFDWGIVLPEVLEVYTAHPSTSTSQEELRELRKDPPCKPCVSCLTAPGQDSQSLLSSVNGSAGTPDQSYGHLSIDTVTVAGEFTPCDCQCNCDRVYKGHERTSEEDSAGETGYPKVNIDDEDTKILGDLHLADLSTQDKILASGSVSTDHPRSTSVPAHQQVGRALEGGIGSILEALCLQPDQWDLENPGSLPSPDGESVSYSEGSYDFFPHIAMPGDSYPMICVDLDTIDSGFVDSDCGSPVDCEFEQNSQSNCGSVPLEQEGGEFPRSYVKQWVSCRSDSPADGTQTN; the protein is encoded by the exons ATGGGTCTGTCAacctgcaggaaaggagcagagagtgctgccagcactgccGCCTCAG gaCATCCAGTCAGAACCAACATGAGGAACAAACTGTGGCTCCAGagtatttccttcttccttttattaCAGTACA CTACGCAGCGTGAAAACCTCACCTGCTTTGTGGACTATGTACAGACCCTGTCCTGTATCCTGAGAAATGACTTGGGTGCCAGTTCGTACAACCTCACTGCAACATG GGTTCCTGAAGAAGATCCAGAAGATACTGTGGCTGCTTGCAGTCTTCTGCAGTTGTCCAGGAACACCAGCCACACACAATACATGTGCACTGTGGACATGACTGAACTCCTGGCAGATTTCAAAGTCCAGGTGGATGTTACAGAGACGGCTAATAGGCAGCACATGATTTCCAAAGGCTTTTATATGGCAGAGAACA TCAAACCACAGCCTCCATTCAATCTGACCGCTGTCTTCTCAGACGGGTACAATATTTCTTGGGAAACCATCTACCAGAACTCGCCTTTCTACTTTTTGAATGAGGAGCTGGAGTATGAGCTGCGATATAAGAGAAGGACCGACACCTGGGAG ACTCAAAAGACAAAAGCTGTCCATGAAGATAAACGGATGCTGGTGATCCTGCTATGGGAACTCCAGCCGAACACTGAGTATGAGTTCCAAGTGAGGGCCAGACCCCGAGAAGACACAGGCTACCGTGGATTTTGGAGTGAATGGAGTCCTCCACTAATGCTGAAAACCAGCCCTCGTG CAGAGACACAGACAGCAGGCATGGgatggctgctgctgtttggtGTTGTCGTGGCAATCGTTGCTTCAATCACAACCTTTCTGGCCAAACAGAAGAG cTTGTGGAAGAAGATGGTTTGCATCCCAGACCCTGCTGCCTTTTTCAAACCTCTTTACCAG AAGTGGGTTGGTGCATCCCATATGAAAATGACCCTTGATTTCTTTGACTGGGGAATAGTCCTTCCAGAAGTCCTAGAAGTTTACACCGCACATCCTTCTACCAGCACCTCACAGGAGGAGCTCCGTGAGCTGAGGAAAGATCCGCCCTGCAAGCCCTGTGTGTCCTGCCTGACTGCCCCAGGCCAGGACAGCCAGTCCCTGCTGTCCAGTGTGAACGGCAGCGCTGGGACGCCAGACCAGTCGTACGGGCATTTGTCCATTGATACTGTGACTGTGGCTGGTGAGTTTACACCTTGTGACTGTCAGTGCAACTGTGACCGTGTGTACAAGGGACATGAGCGTACCAGCGAGGAGGATAGTGCTGGAGAAACTGGTTACCCCAAGGTTAACATTGATGATGAAGACACAAAGATACTTGGTGACTTGCATCTGGCAGACCTGAGCACACAGGACAAAATACTTGCTTCAGGTTCTGTGTCCACTGACCACCCGAGGAGTACAAGTGTCCCAGCCCACCAGCAAGTAGGAAGGGCTTTGGAAGGAGGGATAGGCAGCATCCTAGAAGCACTTTGCTTGCAGCCTGATCAGTGGGATTTGGAAAACCCAGGTTCTCTACCTTCTCCTGATGGTGAAAGTGTTTCCTACAGTGAAGGCTCCTATGACTTCTTCCCTCACATTGCAATGCCTGGTGACAGTTACCCAATGATCTGCGTAGACTTGGACACTATTGACAGTGGCTTTGTGGACTCAGACTGTGGGAGTCCCGTAGACTGTGAATTTGAGCAAAACAGTCAGAGCAACTGTGGGTCTGTCCCTCTGGAGCAGGAGGGGGGTGAATTTCCACGGAGCTACGTGAAGCAGTGGGTCTCCTGTCGCTCTGACAGCCCTGCCGATGGGACACAGACCAACTAA